In a single window of the uncultured Dysgonomonas sp. genome:
- a CDS encoding PcfK-like family protein — MKATNHFQNTIKAYLDKRAEIDLLFSFRYSLPEKKLEDCVTYILNQVQKSGCNGFHDDEIFGMAVHFYDEDNIEIGQPTHNAQVAVNHVVVLTAEEKEQARQDAMQKVQDEAYRKITQPTKKAKRVTLNLQPSLFNF, encoded by the coding sequence ATGAAAGCAACAAACCATTTTCAAAATACGATAAAAGCATATTTAGACAAACGTGCCGAGATAGATTTACTTTTTTCTTTCCGCTACTCCCTGCCCGAAAAGAAGTTAGAGGACTGTGTTACTTATATCCTAAACCAAGTGCAAAAAAGCGGTTGCAATGGTTTTCACGATGATGAGATATTCGGCATGGCGGTACATTTCTATGATGAAGATAACATCGAGATAGGTCAACCGACGCACAATGCACAGGTAGCAGTTAATCATGTAGTAGTATTAACAGCCGAAGAAAAAGAACAGGCACGTCAAGATGCTATGCAAAAGGTACAAGACGAAGCCTATCGAAAAATAACACAGCCAACTAAGAAGGCTAAAAGAGTAACATTAAATCTCCAACCAAGTCTATTTAACTTTTAA
- a CDS encoding site-specific integrase: protein MKTEKFKVLLYLKKSSPDKSGKTPIMGRITVGKSMVQFSCKLSCTFSLWNPRESRLNGKSKEAITTNAQLDKLMLSINEAYDTLIDRKQPFDAQAIKNLFQGAMSAQTTLLQQFDKHIESVKERIGVDRSPRTLPNHLYTKRVVAEFIKEKFNASDLAFGQLSEQFIRDFQSFVLEDKGLALDTLRHYLAILKKVCKIAFKEGNSDKNYFAYYKLPKQKESTPKTLSREDFEKIRDLEIPERRRSHIITRDMFLFSCYTGTAYIDTVSVTKDDLSTDDDGAWWLKYKRGKNGQLARIKLLPESIALIEKYRDDSRETLFPMIHNGTIKRNMQGIRILADVKGCLHYHMSRHSFASLITLEAGVPIETVSKMLGHSDIKTTQIYARVTPKKLFEDMDRYVETTKDLVLTL from the coding sequence ATGAAAACAGAAAAATTCAAGGTATTGCTCTACCTCAAAAAGAGTAGTCCTGACAAATCGGGTAAAACACCGATTATGGGACGTATTACTGTCGGCAAGTCGATGGTACAATTCAGTTGTAAACTTTCCTGTACATTTTCTCTATGGAACCCGCGTGAAAGTCGTTTGAATGGAAAAAGTAAAGAAGCCATAACGACCAACGCCCAGTTGGATAAGTTGATGCTTTCCATCAATGAAGCCTACGACACGCTCATTGATCGTAAACAACCCTTCGATGCCCAAGCCATCAAGAACTTATTTCAAGGAGCAATGTCCGCACAAACGACCTTGCTACAACAATTCGATAAACATATCGAAAGCGTTAAAGAACGTATTGGCGTTGATCGTTCCCCAAGAACACTTCCCAATCATCTCTATACCAAACGAGTTGTAGCCGAATTTATCAAGGAAAAGTTTAATGCTTCCGATCTGGCTTTCGGTCAGTTAAGCGAACAGTTTATCCGAGACTTCCAATCTTTTGTATTGGAGGATAAAGGACTTGCACTTGATACCTTACGACACTATCTGGCAATCCTAAAGAAAGTTTGCAAGATAGCTTTCAAAGAGGGTAACTCGGATAAAAACTATTTTGCTTATTACAAGCTACCTAAACAAAAAGAAAGTACCCCTAAAACCCTCAGTCGGGAAGATTTTGAAAAAATTCGGGATTTAGAAATTCCCGAACGTCGCCGATCTCATATTATCACACGTGATATGTTTCTGTTTTCCTGCTATACCGGGACTGCTTACATAGATACGGTGTCTGTAACCAAAGATGATCTTTCAACGGATGATGATGGAGCATGGTGGCTCAAATACAAGCGGGGCAAAAACGGCCAACTTGCCCGTATTAAATTGTTACCAGAATCCATTGCTCTGATTGAAAAGTATCGGGATGATAGCAGGGAGACTCTTTTTCCAATGATACACAACGGTACGATTAAAAGAAATATGCAAGGCATACGGATTCTTGCAGATGTAAAAGGGTGTCTCCACTACCACATGAGCCGTCATTCGTTTGCCAGTCTGATTACGCTCGAAGCAGGCGTACCTATCGAAACGGTGTCGAAGATGCTCGGTCACAGCGACATAAAAACAACTCAAATCTATGCCCGTGTGACTCCTAAGAAACTCTTTGAGGATATGGATAGGTATGTTGAAACAACAAAAGATTTAGTATTAACCCTATAA
- a CDS encoding NADH-quinone oxidoreductase subunit F: MKIKDITGKSIGVTDLNTAIRQCKLCRSSPFIMDSGHTVGENYTFMLRQLEELKHKSKT, translated from the coding sequence ATGAAAATTAAGGATATTACAGGTAAATCCATTGGGGTAACAGATCTAAATACAGCTATCAGGCAATGCAAATTGTGTCGAAGTAGCCCGTTTATAATGGATTCGGGGCATACTGTTGGAGAAAACTACACATTTATGCTCCGACAATTGGAAGAACTGAAACATAAATCAAAAACTTGA
- a CDS encoding fusion protein, whose amino-acid sequence MSKVFLLGANKEIDRAVQVVEINQVIQMEGYSYHRYVVYDITKNQWGITYKLINLTTKDFHTADIIRPLKEKFGIGFYYDSDNPQFMDSFEVAILLQEAQAKATAEADEEEKERIRMEEVKAIGSKRFAEILPENALGVIVARLKQDESDSQTDYFASRTTRTVILGFSTHKRDIFSEMRKHASNFQETAYLAEYNADYEHREKYSMGAGYYLGESKYSGWIIEKVSMYSRESMIKEFAYTAGCEDNIRIKKNDDTPPTPPSDKNGTSKNGCTVVEYSAKAVAIFGETRAIKDELKAMGGKFNNRLTFNGKRLAGWIFSKSQEQRLAYYFGLD is encoded by the coding sequence ATGAGCAAAGTATTTTTATTAGGTGCAAACAAGGAAATAGACAGAGCAGTGCAAGTGGTAGAAATCAATCAAGTCATCCAAATGGAGGGGTATAGCTATCACAGATATGTAGTGTACGACATTACAAAAAATCAATGGGGTATCACATACAAATTGATAAACCTAACCACAAAAGATTTTCATACTGCTGACATCATTCGCCCATTAAAAGAAAAGTTTGGCATTGGGTTCTATTACGACAGCGATAACCCTCAATTTATGGACAGCTTTGAAGTAGCAATATTACTCCAAGAAGCACAAGCCAAAGCCACAGCAGAAGCAGACGAGGAAGAAAAAGAACGCATACGGATGGAGGAGGTCAAAGCAATCGGGAGCAAACGTTTTGCCGAGATACTTCCCGAAAATGCTTTGGGCGTTATCGTGGCACGGCTGAAACAAGACGAGAGCGACAGTCAAACCGATTATTTCGCATCAAGAACGACACGGACTGTCATTTTAGGCTTTTCTACTCACAAAAGAGACATCTTTTCCGAAATGCGGAAACACGCATCCAACTTCCAAGAAACAGCCTATTTAGCGGAGTACAATGCAGATTATGAACATCGGGAGAAATACTCTATGGGTGCAGGGTACTATTTAGGCGAAAGCAAATATAGCGGATGGATAATAGAAAAAGTATCCATGTACAGCCGTGAGAGTATGATAAAGGAGTTTGCCTATACCGCAGGGTGTGAAGATAACATCCGCATCAAGAAGAATGATGATACACCACCAACGCCCCCAAGTGACAAGAACGGCACAAGCAAGAACGGTTGCACGGTAGTAGAGTATTCAGCCAAAGCCGTTGCCATATTCGGAGAAACAAGAGCCATCAAAGACGAACTCAAAGCAATGGGAGGAAAATTTAACAACCGACTGACTTTTAACGGAAAAAGGTTGGCAGGATGGATATTTTCAAAATCGCAGGAGCAACGCTTAGCATACTATTTCGGACTAGATTGA
- a CDS encoding Type 1 glutamine amidotransferase-like domain-containing protein produces MRKLFLSSSFKDVADMFMNFVQEDLEGKTITFIPTASIPEKVKFYVGSAKKAFQKMGLIVDELELTQATTSEIVSKLQQNDYIYISGGNTFFLLEELRKTGADKIIIEQIDLGKLYIGESAGSMIVSPNIEYVKEMDDHKVVPNLGTYSALNVIDFYPIPHHTNFPFAKAVEKMISKYSSELDLYPISNSQAILVNGNDVRVESK; encoded by the coding sequence ATGAGAAAACTATTTTTATCATCGTCATTCAAGGATGTGGCTGATATGTTTATGAACTTTGTACAGGAAGACCTGGAAGGGAAGACTATAACTTTTATACCAACAGCCAGTATCCCTGAAAAAGTTAAATTCTATGTAGGCTCGGCTAAAAAGGCTTTTCAGAAAATGGGGCTAATTGTCGATGAGCTAGAGTTGACCCAAGCAACAACTTCGGAAATAGTCAGCAAGTTACAGCAGAATGATTATATTTATATATCAGGAGGAAATACTTTCTTTTTGTTAGAAGAACTAAGAAAGACTGGTGCAGATAAAATAATAATTGAGCAAATAGATCTTGGGAAATTATATATTGGAGAGTCTGCCGGCTCTATGATTGTTTCTCCCAATATAGAGTATGTGAAAGAAATGGATGACCATAAAGTAGTTCCTAATTTGGGTACGTATTCAGCCTTAAATGTAATTGACTTCTATCCGATACCTCATCACACCAACTTCCCTTTTGCAAAGGCTGTTGAAAAAATGATATCAAAATACAGTTCTGAACTAGACTTATACCCGATAAGCAATTCTCAGGCAATATTAGTTAATGGAAATGATGTGAGAGTAGAAAGTAAATGA
- a CDS encoding Piwi domain-containing protein, whose translation MYFSKKSELPFYTKCKILKDRMSTNIDFEALIKWLKEESIDDDEYLYFDFVDPNYENQFECVCIDYYKPKLIRSIIFHYFEEKGFIIDPNPKVDDLSIYKFVRNYNQVWDIYQRFDLNIKNKRNELSISLGSSFTLISKDKISYKSTYGTVKYLSGESNRIIKKTLLEIGGSYRLIANFQIKSEFGISNPTQRPTFKQKHETITLLFNDHIKNINQKGLNFISTGLMNVDIRDIYKVNMYENKLLFKNDKTDINPITGMRDFGIYKPSPKALDNKFIFVYENRDDANNLFKYLKNGHKNFPGLERYVGIPVTLSDIKFHYSNIINIESEYKDFENRELNQDSYDNLFAIIIGQFDKNNSDEEKTNAYYEIKNALLKKGIPSQFINQEHIRQANSFNYHLPNIAIGILAKLEGIPWRLKNNTNQDLVIGFNQVQLGNSRYIGSSVFFTNEGFLKGTHAYPTSDSETELIGHLRNSIEKYILEQGEIRRLIIHYYKPNSERETRNIEQLLYNELKLNIPYAIVEVNDSKTQADICFDSEYNMGMPESGTYVKVGRNEYLLFNNLRYEKKPLNMVTDELPIKVKIHFADANGFSHNELIGQIYEFSRLIWKGLKQRSQPATTIYAKLIAEFSSHFAGNIPNNYIVNNTPWFI comes from the coding sequence ATGTATTTTTCTAAAAAATCTGAATTACCATTCTATACAAAATGTAAAATACTTAAAGATAGAATGTCGACTAATATAGATTTCGAGGCTTTAATAAAATGGTTGAAAGAAGAGTCTATTGATGATGATGAATATTTATATTTTGATTTTGTAGACCCTAATTATGAGAATCAGTTTGAATGTGTTTGTATCGATTATTATAAACCAAAATTGATTCGTAGCATCATATTCCATTATTTTGAGGAAAAAGGTTTTATCATTGATCCAAATCCTAAAGTTGACGATTTAAGTATTTATAAATTCGTAAGAAATTATAACCAAGTCTGGGATATCTATCAGCGATTTGATCTAAATATAAAAAATAAAAGAAATGAATTATCTATAAGCTTAGGGAGTAGCTTTACCTTAATAAGTAAAGATAAGATATCGTATAAGTCTACATATGGAACAGTTAAGTATCTTAGTGGCGAAAGCAATAGAATAATAAAAAAAACTTTGCTAGAAATAGGAGGTTCTTATCGATTGATTGCAAATTTTCAGATTAAGTCAGAGTTTGGTATCTCCAACCCTACTCAAAGACCGACATTTAAACAAAAGCACGAAACCATTACTCTTTTATTCAATGATCATATTAAAAATATAAACCAAAAAGGATTGAATTTTATTTCTACTGGTTTAATGAATGTAGATATTCGTGATATTTATAAAGTGAATATGTATGAGAATAAATTATTATTCAAGAACGATAAAACGGATATTAATCCAATAACAGGAATGAGAGACTTTGGTATTTATAAACCTAGTCCTAAAGCCTTAGATAATAAGTTCATATTTGTATATGAAAATAGGGATGATGCAAATAATCTATTCAAATATCTTAAAAATGGACATAAAAACTTTCCGGGTCTAGAACGTTATGTTGGAATTCCTGTAACTTTATCAGATATTAAATTTCATTATAGCAATATTATTAATATTGAGAGTGAATACAAAGATTTTGAGAATCGAGAATTAAATCAGGATTCTTATGATAATCTATTTGCAATTATAATAGGCCAGTTCGATAAAAATAATTCAGATGAAGAAAAAACTAACGCCTACTACGAAATAAAAAATGCATTATTAAAGAAAGGCATTCCTTCTCAATTTATTAATCAAGAACATATAAGACAAGCAAACTCGTTTAACTATCATTTGCCGAATATTGCAATCGGTATATTAGCTAAATTAGAGGGCATTCCATGGCGATTGAAAAATAATACGAATCAAGATCTAGTCATAGGGTTTAATCAGGTCCAATTAGGAAATAGTAGATACATTGGAAGTTCTGTGTTTTTTACGAATGAGGGATTCTTAAAAGGAACACATGCTTATCCCACCAGTGATTCAGAAACAGAACTGATAGGGCATCTTCGTAATTCTATCGAAAAGTATATATTGGAACAAGGGGAGATTCGGAGATTGATTATTCACTATTATAAACCTAATAGCGAACGAGAAACAAGAAATATTGAGCAATTATTATACAATGAGCTTAAATTAAATATACCGTATGCCATCGTTGAAGTTAATGATTCTAAAACTCAGGCTGATATTTGTTTTGACTCTGAATATAATATGGGAATGCCAGAAAGTGGAACATATGTAAAGGTTGGAAGAAATGAATATTTGTTATTTAATAATTTAAGATATGAAAAGAAACCTTTAAATATGGTTACGGATGAACTGCCGATAAAAGTAAAAATTCATTTTGCTGATGCTAATGGGTTTTCTCACAATGAATTAATTGGGCAAATTTATGAATTCTCCAGATTAATATGGAAAGGGTTAAAGCAAAGGAGCCAGCCTGCTACAACGATTTATGCAAAACTAATAGCAGAGTTCTCCAGCCATTTTGCTGGAAATATTCCTAATAATTACATTGTAAACAATACCCCTTGGTTTATATAA
- a CDS encoding molybdenum ABC transporter ATP-binding protein, whose product MTTIIATKFVKWDVPELDALKGSKVYQLREKVNAEEKLSREERNWITENVNRNSYFKNAIPLSGYRFDFSEILKTYIVKQYGSYQEYKAVDKTSLRAMIYGRIDKIIEVK is encoded by the coding sequence ATAACAACAATAATAGCTACCAAATTTGTAAAATGGGATGTTCCCGAATTAGACGCTTTGAAAGGCTCTAAAGTGTATCAACTTAGAGAGAAAGTAAACGCTGAAGAGAAGTTGAGCAGGGAAGAAAGAAACTGGATAACTGAAAATGTAAATCGCAACAGCTATTTCAAAAATGCCATACCGTTAAGTGGTTACCGTTTTGACTTCTCCGAGATACTGAAAACCTATATCGTGAAGCAATACGGCTCATACCAAGAGTATAAAGCAGTAGATAAAACAAGTTTACGAGCCATGATATATGGCAGAATTGATAAAATAATCGAAGTAAAATAA
- a CDS encoding helix-turn-helix domain-containing protein, with protein MDNDILTKRNERVKKFFTLLDKMLDRIEIVLTSNKPSLFGERFLTDTEMSKKLKISRRTLQLYRTEGKIPYFQFGGKTLYRESDIQKILDRNYVQELK; from the coding sequence ATGGATAATGACATTTTAACGAAGCGGAACGAACGAGTAAAGAAGTTTTTTACTTTGCTCGACAAGATGTTGGATAGGATTGAAATTGTCCTGACCTCTAACAAGCCATCGCTCTTCGGAGAACGATTTTTGACTGATACAGAGATGTCCAAAAAGTTAAAAATAAGTAGAAGAACATTACAACTCTATCGTACAGAAGGTAAAATTCCTTATTTTCAATTTGGAGGTAAAACGCTGTATAGGGAATCCGATATTCAGAAGATATTGGATAGAAACTATGTTCAAGAACTGAAATAA
- a CDS encoding helix-turn-helix domain-containing protein, which produces MEIIYIEARTFEAMMMQFELFAHKVNKLCERHTSKGLEDWLDNQDVCQMLNISKCTLQGYRDNGMLPYTKISRKLYYRVKDVRKLIHELEL; this is translated from the coding sequence ATGGAGATAATATATATTGAAGCCCGAACATTCGAGGCAATGATGATGCAGTTTGAGCTATTCGCTCATAAAGTGAATAAGCTATGTGAGAGACATACCAGTAAAGGACTTGAAGATTGGTTAGATAATCAGGATGTGTGCCAGATGCTTAATATATCTAAGTGCACCCTTCAAGGTTATCGTGATAATGGTATGTTGCCCTATACCAAGATTAGCCGGAAACTCTATTATAGAGTCAAAGATGTAAGAAAACTTATTCACGAATTAGAATTGTAA
- a CDS encoding PcfJ domain-containing protein, translating into MKPKNKLQKQVVEASKSLPKLTKAQIQWGYDHAIQYVGRRTEKGIVTCTKCGHTWQGMGELANTLLGCECPNCQSKLIAKTTKKRTFDDSYYMNIITAHKGYQVIRTIMLSYKSKIGEPTKLSYSEVMQRWIAYDGKHCTFAKLRQTMGTCCIDSWIFHTPLELRNENSNNKFYINVYDKIGSMGEIYPRQKLIPELKRTGYKKALYGQTPLDLFRTLLSDSRAETLIKAGYTKLLERIMNMGWKNIDNYWQSIKIAIRNKYKITNAVLWCDYIDMLRLFGKDLHNAKYVCPTNLKVEHDRYVIKRAKADAQAEIEKQLAKEAEYRDAKARFFGLVFSDGTISIRVLESVAEIIAEGQAMHHCVAGYHSKADSLILSACIDGKRIETIEVSISQLKVIQSRGVCNKNTKHHERIIKLVEQNISLIENRLAA; encoded by the coding sequence ATGAAACCAAAGAATAAACTCCAAAAACAAGTAGTAGAAGCAAGTAAAAGTTTGCCTAAACTGACTAAAGCGCAAATCCAATGGGGATATGACCACGCTATCCAATATGTTGGACGCAGAACTGAAAAAGGAATCGTTACCTGTACCAAGTGTGGTCACACATGGCAAGGGATGGGAGAATTAGCCAACACGCTTTTGGGTTGTGAGTGTCCGAATTGCCAATCAAAATTAATAGCCAAGACCACGAAAAAACGAACATTCGATGATAGTTATTATATGAACATCATTACGGCACACAAAGGTTATCAAGTGATACGAACCATCATGTTAAGCTATAAATCCAAAATAGGAGAACCGACAAAACTCAGCTATTCGGAAGTGATGCAACGTTGGATTGCTTACGATGGGAAACATTGCACTTTTGCCAAACTTCGCCAAACGATGGGAACATGTTGTATTGATTCATGGATATTTCATACTCCATTGGAATTAAGGAACGAGAACAGCAACAATAAGTTTTACATAAATGTCTATGACAAGATAGGAAGCATGGGCGAAATATACCCACGTCAAAAACTTATACCCGAATTGAAAAGAACCGGCTATAAGAAAGCATTGTACGGACAGACCCCGTTAGACTTATTTCGCACCTTATTGAGTGACAGCAGAGCTGAAACACTCATCAAAGCAGGATATACCAAACTATTGGAACGCATAATGAATATGGGTTGGAAGAACATCGACAATTATTGGCAGTCTATCAAAATTGCTATCAGAAATAAATATAAAATTACAAATGCAGTTCTTTGGTGCGACTATATAGATATGCTCCGACTCTTTGGGAAAGATCTGCACAATGCAAAATATGTTTGTCCGACCAATCTCAAAGTAGAACACGACCGATATGTCATCAAGAGAGCCAAAGCCGATGCACAAGCAGAAATCGAAAAACAGCTTGCAAAAGAAGCCGAATACAGAGACGCTAAAGCAAGATTCTTTGGACTTGTATTTTCGGATGGTACTATCAGTATTCGTGTGTTGGAGAGCGTAGCAGAAATTATAGCGGAAGGACAAGCTATGCACCACTGCGTAGCAGGCTATCACTCAAAAGCCGATTCGCTGATACTTTCCGCCTGCATTGATGGCAAACGAATCGAAACAATCGAAGTATCCATCTCTCAACTGAAAGTCATTCAATCGAGAGGGGTATGCAACAAGAACACAAAGCACCACGAAAGGATAATCAAACTTGTAGAGCAAAATATATCACTCATAGAGAACAGATTAGCAGCATGA
- a CDS encoding site-specific integrase, whose product MRSTFKILFYINRSKIKSDGTTPILCRITVDNKQTVLATGIYCEPNDWNSKKGKVRDGATNHKLDKLRERIEQTYEETLKEQGVISAELLKNIILGVNTVSSSLLQAGEVERERLRKRSLEINSTSTYRQSKTTQSNLRDFVLSRGMDDIAFSDITEEFGELFKSFLKKDLGYATTHVNHCLCWLNRLVYIAVDQEVLRSSPIEDVEYEKKLPPKLRHITRNELKKIMETPMPYERQELARRAFIFSVFTGLAFVDVHNLYPQNIGKTAEGRLYIRSIRTKTKVEAFIPLHPIAEQILMLYNTTDNTAPIFPLPSRDQVWFEVHEIGFALGIKENLSYHMSRHSFGTLMLSAGIPIESISKMMGHTNISSTQIYSKVTDDKISEDMDKLMERRKAISNKTPQPIEL is encoded by the coding sequence ATGCGAAGTACATTTAAAATATTATTCTATATCAACCGCAGTAAAATAAAATCCGACGGCACTACTCCTATTCTGTGCCGCATTACAGTTGATAATAAGCAGACAGTTCTGGCAACAGGGATCTATTGTGAGCCGAACGATTGGAACAGCAAAAAAGGAAAAGTGCGGGATGGAGCGACCAATCATAAGTTGGATAAACTTCGGGAACGTATCGAACAGACCTATGAAGAGACACTTAAAGAACAAGGTGTTATCAGTGCAGAATTACTCAAAAATATAATTTTAGGAGTAAATACTGTATCCTCCTCTCTTTTACAGGCAGGTGAAGTGGAGCGTGAACGACTAAGAAAACGCTCACTGGAGATTAATTCAACATCCACCTACCGACAATCAAAAACAACCCAGAGCAATCTGCGTGATTTTGTTCTTTCACGGGGGATGGATGATATTGCCTTTTCTGATATTACGGAAGAGTTTGGGGAATTGTTCAAAAGCTTTTTGAAAAAGGATTTAGGCTATGCGACAACCCATGTGAATCATTGTCTATGCTGGCTAAACAGGCTGGTTTATATTGCTGTCGATCAGGAAGTATTAAGAAGTAGTCCAATTGAAGATGTGGAGTATGAGAAGAAATTACCTCCTAAATTACGGCATATTACCCGAAATGAGTTGAAAAAGATCATGGAGACCCCAATGCCCTATGAACGGCAAGAGCTGGCTCGCAGAGCGTTTATCTTTTCAGTATTTACCGGACTTGCTTTTGTTGATGTGCATAACCTTTATCCTCAAAATATTGGTAAAACAGCGGAAGGTAGATTATATATCCGAAGCATCAGAACTAAAACAAAGGTTGAAGCATTTATTCCATTGCATCCGATAGCAGAACAAATCTTGATGCTTTACAATACAACTGACAATACCGCTCCTATTTTCCCATTACCGAGTCGGGATCAGGTTTGGTTTGAAGTTCATGAGATAGGCTTTGCTTTAGGCATCAAGGAGAATCTCAGCTACCATATGAGCCGACATTCGTTCGGAACACTTATGCTCTCGGCTGGTATTCCGATTGAGAGCATTAGCAAAATGATGGGACATACCAATATTTCGAGTACACAAATTTACTCGAAAGTGACTGACGATAAGATATCGGAAGATATGGACAAACTAATGGAACGAAGAAAAGCAATTAGTAATAAAACACCTCAACCCATAGAGTTATGA
- a CDS encoding SIR2 family protein translates to MDIKNAFDKSLFLLGAGASYDAGCKMSGGMLDEIKTEIVSDSEDIFDITQKEALKFLLSCLEYHNQWRSFNTNNQFKFFANIEELALLIRRIKNRENFLPYPITGNWADKLVLLETEYKSKYPNMKSTLFESLDQIIKQRLVPKWLDIKDTSFLDPLKTLFENYANLNFEMDLFSLNYDLVFEEYFSKYNMSPWKGFNNNEWRGMEWQDTQDVYGKIKLYKLHGSLDWVRLETGEVKIYNLCSDLEKAVLDINHKPYIIFGLGTKTFSVDPFFSLIHSFKKKLIEKDYIFVIGYSFFDPYINNLLIEAANQGNGTKKIIIVNPRFGPDNVKDLVDRGESADKLLIDYIEAIQRNPFYSELPEFNINHINGENVIFHIEQGMKDFLIKFFSNKGEYFLSYINDFENEKKRNDPF, encoded by the coding sequence ATGGATATTAAAAATGCTTTTGATAAAAGCTTATTTCTTCTTGGAGCAGGGGCTTCTTATGATGCAGGCTGTAAAATGTCAGGAGGAATGCTAGATGAAATCAAGACAGAGATTGTCAGTGATTCCGAAGATATATTTGACATAACTCAAAAAGAAGCTCTTAAATTCTTATTATCTTGTTTAGAATATCATAATCAATGGAGAAGTTTTAATACAAATAATCAATTTAAATTCTTTGCTAATATTGAGGAACTAGCATTGCTAATAAGAAGGATAAAAAATAGAGAAAATTTTTTACCCTATCCTATAACTGGTAATTGGGCTGACAAATTAGTACTACTTGAAACTGAATATAAAAGCAAATATCCAAACATGAAAAGCACCTTATTTGAATCTTTGGATCAAATAATAAAACAAAGACTGGTGCCTAAATGGTTAGATATTAAAGATACATCCTTTCTTGATCCATTAAAAACTCTATTTGAGAATTATGCTAATTTGAATTTTGAGATGGATCTCTTTTCTTTAAATTATGACCTTGTTTTTGAGGAATATTTTTCGAAATATAATATGTCTCCATGGAAAGGTTTTAACAACAATGAATGGAGGGGTATGGAATGGCAAGATACTCAGGATGTATATGGCAAAATTAAGCTATATAAATTACATGGCTCTTTAGATTGGGTTCGTTTAGAGACTGGCGAAGTAAAAATCTATAATCTTTGTTCGGATTTAGAAAAAGCGGTGTTAGATATTAATCATAAACCTTATATAATATTTGGACTTGGGACTAAGACTTTTTCAGTAGATCCTTTCTTTAGTTTAATTCATAGTTTTAAAAAGAAGCTCATAGAGAAAGACTATATTTTTGTAATAGGATATAGTTTTTTTGACCCATACATTAATAATTTACTGATTGAAGCTGCAAATCAGGGAAACGGAACAAAAAAAATAATAATCGTTAATCCTCGATTTGGGCCTGACAATGTAAAAGATTTAGTGGATAGAGGAGAATCTGCTGATAAATTGTTGATCGATTATATTGAAGCTATACAACGTAATCCATTCTATAGCGAACTTCCAGAGTTTAATATTAATCACATAAATGGAGAAAATGTAATTTTTCATATAGAACAAGGCATGAAAGATTTTCTTATTAAATTTTTCTCTAACAAAGGTGAGTATTTTTTGAGTTATATCAATGATTTTGAAAATGAGAAGAAAAGAAATGATCCATTTTAG